Proteins from one Selenomonadales bacterium genomic window:
- a CDS encoding HPr family phosphocarrier protein translates to METFTYKITDPVGIHARPAGQLVKMVKGLSSKVTIVKDDKSAVATKLIAIMGLGVQSGDTITVTVEGANEKVDAARLKSFLEERL, encoded by the coding sequence ATGGAAACGTTCACGTATAAGATAACAGATCCTGTCGGAATTCATGCCAGACCCGCAGGGCAGTTGGTGAAGATGGTGAAAGGATTATCAAGCAAAGTTACGATCGTCAAAGATGACAAAAGTGCTGTTGCTACGAAGCTGATCGCTATTATGGGTCTTGGCGTACAGTCGGGTGATACGATAACTGTTACCGTAGAAGGTGCGAATGAGAAGGTTGATGCGGCACGACTTAAGTCGTTTTTAGAAGAACGACTGTGA